The following coding sequences are from one Musa acuminata AAA Group cultivar baxijiao chromosome BXJ1-6, Cavendish_Baxijiao_AAA, whole genome shotgun sequence window:
- the LOC135675832 gene encoding 17.9 kDa class II heat shock protein-like encodes MDFSEEVEKVASAPARANVRDRRAMASTPADVKEVPGALVFEIDMPGAKSGKMKVQVEDDNTLVISGRRRRARSKEAKYQRMERRMGKFVRKFPLPEDADLDAITAALQDGVLAVRVGKKPPPEPKTIEVKVGGPSWLKTPHG; translated from the coding sequence ATGGACTTCTCGGAGGAGGTGGAGAAGGTGGCCAGTGCCCCTGCCCGCGCCAACGTCCGCGACCGCAGGGCCATGGCTTCCACCCCGGCCGACGTCAAGGAGGTCCCCGGTGCGCTGGTGTTTGAGATCGACATGCCCGGGGCCAAGTCAGGCAAGATGAAGGTCCAGGTGGAGGACGACAACACCCTGGTCATCAGCGGGCGGCGGCGCCGAGCGAGGAGCAAGGAAGCCAAGTACCAGCGCATGGAGCGGCGGATGGGCAAGTTCGTGCGCAAGTTCCCGTTGCCAGAGGACGCTGACCTCGACGCCATCACGGCGGCGCTCCAGGACGGCGTGCTCGCCGTCAGGGTGGGGAAGAAGCCGCCACCGGAGCCGAAGACCATCGAGGTCAAGGTTGGTGGGCCGTCCTGGCTTAAGACGCCGCATGGATAA